In Mastigocladopsis repens PCC 10914, a single window of DNA contains:
- a CDS encoding WD40 domain-containing protein, with translation MIYSVVINLGYGDLYEGFPVVTAGLWTLNNPRPQQFIGSLPPAPNLVELYRNWQSMYQSLCDRLWRGAAHRLVSGAIRNLANDNDDDELEIDEGDITNVSVVDFNNLSQQLQLSINNWLESPGIASISRQLRAALNPADEIRVIIETQDIIIQKLPWHCCSFFQDYPRSELSFSRTEYKRTPGSQLSQIKRNHVRILAILGNSQGIDLEREQRFLQSLPNAEIQLIVKPSRREFNDKLWDSQGWDMLFFAGHSQTEEETGIIYINENLTNNSLTIEQLTEALKAAIDAGLQLAIFNSCNGLGLAHGLEKLNLPTTIVMREPVPNRVAEEFFNYFLQAFAFEQKSLYTSVQQARRRLQGLEDDFPGASWLPVIFINPAEEQPSWVSFKEKFASQAIFNHTQVESKKKRQDWGEAIDVSIFYGRNDEINILKKWILTDNCRLITIIGMGGIGKTALSVKLAELVENEFDCLIWRSLRNAPPVEELLSDLISFLSQEHQRSVANSLDKQISQFIECLRASRCLVVLDNFESILDSDKQAGNYREEYAGYGQLLQRVGDTRHQSCILVTSREKPRGLGAREGDNFPARSLTLKGLNFREGELILLQKGLSPSATQINNLVESYSGNPLALKIGATTIEELFAGSITDFLQAGTIIFGDIFDLLSQQFYRLSILEKQVMYWLAIHREWLSLKELQSNIIDVVKTRYLLTTVESLQSRCLIENQAGKFTLQPVVMEYVIEELIEQVTQEISTGEIQILNKYALIQAQTQDYLRNAQFQFILKPIADKLSNFWVQRETIQKHLNQLLSQLKSSITPKPGYAAGNIINLLRQLDIELNNYDFSNLNIWQAYLQGINLQQTNFAHSDLSKSVFTQTLGSILAAKFSPTGKLLATAIENQIYLWEVDNIRQLLQLDGHTAWVRSLAFSPQGKILASGSRDRTIRIWNVESGQCLQILTGHTSDVQSVAFSHDGNTLASGSNDKTIRLWNISTGQCLQVFRGHTNNLTFVTFHPHNQILITASVDNTVRLWDIPTGECLQIFNIPINWELAVALSHDGQTLVTGSDGNTVKFWDISSGQCIKTLPDYNSFVWTVTFSHDDKTIVTGSEDNTIKIWDVETGECLQTLHEHNQRVWLVDLHPDNQTLVSISEDQTIKLWDMRSRRCLKTLKGYSNWILSLAFSPDGQTLASSSQDQKIRLWDIKTGKCHSILQGHNNLISSVTFAPQHIKDCLLASGSDDNTIKLWNHQSQCLKTLRGHEAWVHSVAFSPQGKILASGSRDSTVKLWDWRTGECLHTLVGHQNRVKSVAFHPDNTILASASDDKTVKIWDVNNRTCLQTLVGHQDRVDCVVFSPNANIIASASCDKTIKLWDVNTGECLHTLQAHTHRIRMVAFSSDGQILASCSDDQTVKLWDASTGKHIRTLSGHDKAIWTVAISPDNCILASGSEDQTIKLWYLQTGECWQTLRCSRPYEGMNINNTTGLTTAQKTILKSLGAVGE, from the coding sequence ATGATTTATTCAGTTGTCATCAATCTGGGATATGGTGATTTATACGAGGGATTTCCTGTTGTGACTGCTGGGTTGTGGACATTAAATAATCCTCGTCCGCAGCAGTTTATCGGTAGTTTACCACCAGCGCCGAATTTGGTAGAGTTGTATCGAAATTGGCAATCGATGTATCAGAGTTTGTGCGATCGCCTTTGGCGGGGCGCAGCCCATCGCCTAGTAAGTGGAGCGATTAGGAATTTGGCGAATGATAATGATGATGATGAACTAGAAATTGATGAAGGTGATATCACGAATGTCTCTGTAGTAGATTTTAATAATTTGTCTCAACAGTTACAGCTAAGTATTAATAATTGGCTGGAATCACCAGGGATTGCTAGTATTAGCCGACAGCTACGCGCTGCGCTTAATCCGGCAGATGAAATACGGGTAATTATCGAAACTCAAGATATTATTATCCAAAAATTACCTTGGCATTGTTGCAGTTTTTTTCAAGATTATCCGCGTTCAGAACTTTCTTTTTCGAGAACTGAATATAAACGCACTCCTGGGTCGCAATTGTCGCAAATTAAGAGAAATCACGTGAGAATTTTGGCAATTTTAGGCAATTCTCAAGGTATTGATTTAGAAAGAGAACAGAGGTTTTTACAAAGTTTACCAAATGCAGAGATACAGTTAATTGTCAAGCCTTCACGGCGAGAATTTAACGATAAACTTTGGGATTCTCAAGGTTGGGATATGCTCTTTTTTGCTGGGCATAGTCAAACTGAGGAGGAAACAGGAATAATTTATATTAATGAAAATCTGACCAATAATAGTTTGACGATTGAACAATTAACAGAAGCGTTAAAAGCGGCGATTGATGCCGGTTTGCAACTAGCAATTTTTAATTCTTGCAATGGTTTAGGGTTGGCTCATGGCTTGGAAAAATTAAACCTGCCGACGACAATTGTTATGCGCGAACCAGTGCCAAATCGCGTTGCAGAAGAATTTTTTAATTATTTTTTACAAGCGTTTGCGTTTGAACAAAAATCGTTGTATACGTCAGTACAGCAAGCGCGACGCAGACTACAAGGATTAGAAGATGATTTTCCTGGTGCGAGTTGGCTACCTGTAATTTTTATTAATCCCGCTGAAGAACAACCTAGTTGGGTGAGTTTCAAGGAAAAATTTGCATCTCAAGCTATATTTAATCACACTCAAGTAGAAAGTAAAAAAAAGCGCCAGGATTGGGGAGAGGCGATTGATGTTTCGATATTTTACGGACGTAATGACGAAATTAACATATTAAAAAAATGGATTCTAACGGATAATTGCCGATTAATTACAATAATTGGCATGGGTGGAATTGGAAAAACAGCTTTATCTGTCAAGTTAGCAGAACTGGTGGAAAATGAATTCGATTGTTTAATTTGGCGAAGCTTACGAAATGCGCCACCAGTAGAAGAATTATTGAGCGATTTAATCAGTTTTTTATCTCAAGAACATCAAAGATCTGTAGCAAATTCCTTAGATAAACAAATATCTCAATTCATCGAATGTCTGCGTGCTTCTCGCTGTTTAGTGGTGTTGGATAATTTCGAATCGATATTAGACAGCGATAAACAAGCCGGAAATTACCGAGAAGAATATGCAGGATACGGACAACTTTTACAACGTGTGGGAGATACTCGCCATCAAAGTTGTATTTTAGTCACCAGTCGAGAAAAACCTAGAGGACTTGGCGCGAGAGAAGGTGATAATTTCCCAGCGCGATCACTAACATTAAAAGGGTTAAATTTTCGAGAAGGAGAATTAATTTTATTACAAAAAGGTTTATCGCCATCAGCAACTCAAATAAACAACTTAGTTGAGTCTTATTCTGGTAATCCGCTGGCGCTAAAGATTGGAGCGACGACGATTGAAGAATTATTTGCTGGTAGTATTACTGATTTTTTACAAGCAGGGACAATTATCTTCGGCGATATTTTCGATTTACTCAGCCAGCAGTTTTACCGTCTTTCGATTTTAGAAAAACAAGTCATGTATTGGTTGGCGATTCATCGAGAATGGCTATCTTTAAAAGAGTTACAAAGCAATATTATTGATGTTGTCAAAACGCGATATTTACTGACAACAGTAGAGTCTTTACAATCGCGCTGCTTAATTGAAAATCAAGCAGGTAAGTTTACTCTGCAGCCAGTGGTGATGGAGTATGTCATTGAAGAATTAATCGAACAAGTTACCCAAGAGATTTCTACAGGAGAAATTCAAATCCTGAATAAATATGCTTTAATTCAAGCCCAAACCCAAGATTACCTCAGAAATGCTCAATTCCAATTTATTCTCAAACCCATTGCTGATAAATTATCAAATTTTTGGGTACAAAGGGAAACTATTCAAAAGCATTTAAATCAACTTTTATCGCAACTCAAATCCTCTATAACCCCAAAACCGGGATATGCTGCGGGTAATATAATTAATCTCTTGCGACAACTTGATATAGAACTAAATAACTATGACTTTTCTAATTTAAATATTTGGCAAGCTTACCTGCAAGGAATCAACTTACAACAAACAAACTTTGCTCATTCCGATTTAAGTAAATCAGTATTTACCCAAACTTTAGGTAGTATCTTAGCAGCCAAATTCAGCCCCACAGGTAAATTATTAGCAACAGCGATTGAGAATCAAATATATCTATGGGAAGTTGACAACATCAGACAATTACTTCAACTTGACGGTCATACAGCTTGGGTGCGATCGCTTGCATTTAGTCCCCAGGGTAAAATCCTAGCTAGCGGGAGTCGCGATCGCACTATCAGGATATGGAACGTCGAAAGCGGGCAATGCTTGCAAATACTAACAGGTCATACATCAGATGTACAATCCGTTGCATTTAGCCACGACGGTAACACTTTAGCTAGTGGTAGCAACGATAAAACTATCAGATTATGGAATATCTCAACCGGACAATGTTTGCAGGTTTTCCGAGGACATACAAATAATCTCACCTTTGTCACTTTCCATCCCCACAACCAAATATTAATTACTGCAAGTGTTGATAACACCGTTAGATTGTGGGATATCCCAACTGGGGAATGTTTACAAATCTTCAATATTCCGATTAATTGGGAACTTGCTGTTGCTTTAAGTCACGACGGACAAACATTAGTTACCGGAAGCGATGGTAATACGGTAAAATTCTGGGATATATCCAGTGGTCAATGCATCAAAACTCTACCAGATTACAACAGCTTTGTCTGGACTGTAACTTTTAGTCACGACGATAAAACCATAGTTACTGGCAGCGAAGATAACACAATCAAAATTTGGGATGTGGAGACTGGAGAATGTCTGCAAACGTTACACGAACATAACCAGCGGGTTTGGTTAGTTGATTTGCATCCAGACAATCAAACTTTAGTGAGTATCAGCGAGGACCAAACCATCAAACTCTGGGATATGCGATCGCGACGCTGCTTAAAAACATTAAAAGGGTATAGTAACTGGATATTATCTCTCGCTTTTAGTCCAGATGGTCAAACATTAGCCAGCAGTTCCCAAGATCAGAAAATTAGACTATGGGATATAAAAACGGGAAAATGCCACTCAATATTACAAGGACACAATAACTTAATATCTTCAGTCACCTTTGCTCCTCAACATATTAAAGATTGTCTACTAGCTAGCGGTAGTGATGACAACACCATCAAACTGTGGAATCATCAAAGCCAATGCTTGAAAACACTCCGGGGACACGAGGCTTGGGTACATTCGGTTGCTTTTAGTCCCCAGGGGAAAATTTTAGCTAGTGGTAGTCGTGACAGTACTGTAAAACTTTGGGATTGGCGGACTGGTGAATGTTTGCACACTTTAGTCGGACATCAAAATAGAGTCAAATCAGTTGCCTTTCATCCTGACAATACCATACTAGCAAGCGCTAGCGATGACAAAACTGTCAAAATATGGGATGTCAATAATCGAACTTGCTTGCAGACACTGGTAGGACATCAAGATAGAGTTGATTGCGTAGTTTTCAGCCCCAATGCAAACATAATTGCCAGTGCTAGTTGCGACAAAACCATCAAACTATGGGATGTGAACACCGGGGAATGTCTGCACACATTACAAGCACATACCCACCGCATCCGCATGGTAGCATTTAGTTCAGATGGTCAGATTTTAGCTAGTTGTAGCGACGACCAAACAGTAAAACTATGGGATGCCAGTACAGGTAAACATATTAGAACATTGTCAGGACATGATAAAGCAATATGGACGGTTGCAATTAGCCCCGATAATTGCATATTAGCCAGCGGTAGCGAAGACCAAACCATCAAACTTTGGTATCTGCAAACAGGTGAATGCTGGCAAACCTTAAGATGCAGTAGACCATATGAAGGTATGAATATTAACAATACTACTGGTTTAACAACTGCTCAGAAAACTATTTTAAAATCCTTGGGAGCAGTCGGAGAATAA
- the msrB gene encoding peptide-methionine (R)-S-oxide reductase MsrB: MGTSNREFEINKNEEEWREVLTPEQFCVLRQHATERPHTSALNKEYAQGTYVCAACGLPLFTSNTKFDSGTGWPSFFQPIEGGIGTTVDKSLFMTRIEVHCNRCGGHLGHVFDDGPEPTGKRYCINGVGLKFIAD; the protein is encoded by the coding sequence ATGGGAACTTCAAATAGAGAGTTTGAAATCAACAAAAATGAGGAAGAGTGGCGCGAAGTTTTGACACCGGAACAGTTTTGCGTGTTGCGTCAACATGCGACAGAACGTCCTCACACCAGCGCACTCAATAAGGAGTATGCTCAAGGCACTTATGTATGTGCTGCTTGCGGGCTGCCATTGTTTACATCTAACACCAAATTTGACAGTGGCACTGGCTGGCCCAGTTTTTTTCAACCAATTGAAGGTGGAATCGGCACAACCGTAGACAAGTCGTTATTTATGACTAGAATTGAAGTGCATTGTAACCGCTGTGGTGGGCATCTAGGTCATGTGTTTGACGACGGTCCCGAACCTACTGGCAAACGCTACTGCATCAACGGTGTTGGTCTAAAGTTTATTGCAGACTGA